In Miscanthus floridulus cultivar M001 chromosome 8, ASM1932011v1, whole genome shotgun sequence, the sequence AATGGAACGGAGGGAGCAGCGTGTTTCCGCAACATCCACCAAGTCCTAGGATCCGCCCGGCCAGTGACGCTCCAAGAACCACCGTTAAATCGTTAATCCAACTCCAAACCCTGCAAAAAAATGCAAACCAACCAGCTAATCACCCTATTTCTGGCAAGCGGCAAAGCCACGGCCAGCCCGGCAGCGAACCAACCGCCGCCCTTGCTTCGCTCGCGGCCGCTCGCGCTGCCGCGGCGGAGGTCCTATAAAAGCGGCGCCCCGTCCTGAGGCAGGAGAAGCAATTGAGAGATCACTCAACGCACGCCGACCGTCGAGCGAGCAGTCTCCCAATTCCACCCAATAAACAGAATAACATCTCCTCGAGCGCGAGGCGGGTTTCCTTCGACCAATCCAGCAGCAGGAAGCAAGCGACGATccgaccaccgccaccaccagccgCAATGGAGATGAAGAAGGTCCTCGTCGCCGCTGCTCGTCGCCGCCTCCTCGGCCACCGCCGTGCTGGCCTCGGTCGCCTCCGAGGCGGCCGTGCCCTCCGAGGCCCCCGCCGGCGCGGCCGGCGGTGCGGCGGGCCCTTCCGccagcggcgccgccgccgccgtgcccgccGCCGGGGCGCTCGTCGCCTCCTTCCTCGCCTACTACCTCCACTGAGCGACGACGCGAACGCGCACGCCGCGCGGGACGGGAAACTTGGGATCCACATCGTGTTTGGTTCAtccgattaattaattatattgtTTTTATTTGTGCTTTGCGAGATTGGTTAATTATTATGTGTTAATTTGTTTGTTTGTTCGTTTGTTCGTGATCGTGTGGATTGTCAAGGGTTTGTTCTGTAATCGTGCCTGATCGATGCTAATATATTACGATCCCAATTTGATTTTGTGATTCTACTATTGTTTATCGATGGCCACGTGCTGACGTGGTTTTGTTAATGCTCCTCCGATCATTGCATTGTTTGAATTACCTTTCGCTTCAATCAAAGGAGGAAAAAAATTGGTGCCTTTCTATTCCATTCCAATTGATATGCTGTACTACGAcgtttcagaattaattaattcaaCGATGTGGAAAACCATTGTTGGAGCAGTTAGttcatgattcatgcatcatgattcatGCCGCACATATCttcatgcatcatgattcatGCCGCACATATCAGTCgtcactgctgctgctgcaaatAGTCTTTTCGAAATACGTGCGATGCCAACGAGAGCGAGGCTTTGTTTAGTTTGTCCTTAGAGCCTTGTTTAGTTTTTTAAAAGTgcactatataaaaagaagattcttcGTTATATTAAACTTgcggtatatgtatggagtactaaatgtagacgaaatcaaaactaattgcacagtttgctttaactttgcgagacaaattggctgaaaaaatacggcttatcaGCCGAACAAATCCAATAGAAACCGGAATTAATGAAAAGTGAAAACTGACGAAAGCGATGGCTGATGCAATCGCGATGACTTTATACTAGATACAAAATCACTTCCTTCGCTCAGCCTCCAACCATCGCCTCGCGGAGGCTCACGCCAAGCTCGCTTGCCGCTCCCCTCCTCCCCCCCACCCCGAATCCTCCTCGATCCCCAAAGCCCAAACCCTAGCACGGGGAGCCGCGTCGGGCGAATGGAGCTGCAGGTCTTCTACAGGGCACTCGGGCTCTCGCTCGTCGGCGGCCTCAGCACCGCCCTCGGTACGCACCCCCTGACTCTCTCGGCTCCGCGGTTGCTGAATTTCCGCTTGCTTGCTTGCCGCCGTGCTGTGGTTCTCTGCGGTTCTCTGCCCCTAGGATTCGGATACTAGCGGGAACCCACAAGCTGCCGCTGGTTGCAGTCCAATTTCCTCGCGCCCAGCTTGGCCTGCGCGGTCTGGAGCAGTGTACTCAATGCGATTGAGTGTTCCGTAGGCTAGGCGTTTCTCGTACTGATCGGTGGGCGAGCAACTAGCAGTCCGGTGTCTATCCAGTTAGCTCTGTTGCCTCTGTTATCAGCAACAAAATTGTGGAACACCTTCCATATGGTTTTAACCACTCACTATCAAGTGATGGAAAATTGTTCCTTCACATGTAAAATTAATTGGTTACTTTTCAAGTTTCGAATGGGAACCCAAGTACCACAGTTGCTTCAGTTTAGGACTACTCTTTCTTGGTTAAATCTTACATATAGCTACAAACTGGTCCTCATTGTACTTACTTTTGATATATGTGTTGCCATGGTGATTTGATGAACTACCTCAGGATAAGCCCAGCCTTACTTTTTGTTGATCAAATTGGAATGTTGACTCAGTTGTGTGCATTTGAGTTTTTCTTTAGCAATTTCACCCACTTCATCTGGGTTTGAATTCTCTGTTTCAGGTGCGCTGTTTGTGGTTTTGAATCCTGCCCCTAACCTTAAAGTGCTCGGGCTTCTACAGGTGAAAAATTATCATTTAACTTCAAATATCCTCTCCAAGTAAGTTGTTTAGCTGCTAAAGCTCTATATGTTGTTCATACTGGCTACAGGGTTTTGCTGCTGGACTTATGCTCAGCATCTCCTTTCTAGACTTGGCACACAATGCCCTGAATTCTATTGGCTTCTTGAAGGGGAACCTCTGGGTGAGTTGTAACATCCTTATAGTTCTTGAATCCATGCTCATCTAGTGCTCATCTGTCCACATAACAAGGAGCAACTGCAGTTTTTTGCAGGAGTTCTTTTCTTCGGTTTCATTATTAAGTTTATTCCAGAGCCAAATTTTTCGCCACCAGCTGATCCAAACGAGAAAAAGGTTGGAATGAACAGCCCTTAATGATTTTCTTAGAGCACCACATCAATCTGTTGCCTCACTAAAATAGGAAAGCTGAACATAATTTAGTTCTCTTTGTTTGGCTTGAGGAGAGCAGGCTGATGATGGTGGAACAGGTAAAGATATGATGAGAAAACATCGCCGGCAAGTGTTATTCAGTGGTATTATCACTGCTGTTGGTAAGAAACATGGATTCCTTCTGAAATCCTTCAGTTCCGTTATTTAACCAGTAAACAGCAAATGCACCTGGTtgatattatttttggaatttggATGGTATTATTTGGACTGTTTCATTTCTTGCTGTATCTTCTGGCAATATTTTGTGCACCTTTGCTTCGTTTGAATTGCCAAATACTCTTATTGCAGGAATTGTCTTGCATAATATTCCAGAGGGGATGGCTGTATTTCTTGGATCTGTCAAGGTAATGCCTTAGTACAGTTATGCCAGCATTATAGCTCATATATCGCTAACTGTCTAACCACCCATTGAATTACTGAAATAACATTCTTTTCTTTGGTCGCTTATCTATTTAATTAGTTCTTAAATGGTTGAACTAGTGATACTCTCCCTGTTATTCATCAATGTGCAGATTGAAATGTATTCTAGAATGTTTCTGCTTGTGTATATATGTCAGTATAATAGCTCAAATGACTAAACCATTAATTAATAACTGAAGCAACAGTTGTTCCTTTAGTTTGTTGTCCAAATAATTTGTTCTTAACAGTTTAATTAGGTGATACTATCTGTTATTTACTTTTATTGAGATTCAGCTCTCTTCTATCCTTTATTTCAATCATCCATTTTAATATGTGTACATGTTGTGATTATTTACGATAAGCTTCCATCTTGCAATTTTCTAGTCTTACATAAATTGTAAATACCCTATGCCTGCATTTTTTATAGGATGGGTAGATTTATGAACAAATGAAATCTCCTATCAAGTATGTAGAAGTCACAGGCACCCATTGGCTTGGGATGGAAAGTCTGAGGAATCACCATCCCTTCTGAGCTTGTGATCTACTGATCTGTACTCCAGGAACATACTCTATGTGGGATTCATCGTGCCCTGCATTTTCTTTAAACAGAGAACTGTAGGACTTGTTGCTGCTTGTGCCTAGCTTTGTTAGTTCTTGAAGGGCTCCATCCTAAACCTCATGTTGTGTTCCAAGTGTTCTTATTTATTATGATTGTTTTGTGCTTGCATTGAttgctttttgtcacaataaAAAACTGCAGGGTCTTCATGTGGGTCTGAACTTGGCCGTTGCTATTGCTTTACATAACATACCAGAGGTACAAAAATCGATTATTAAGCTTTTGTCGTTAAATGAGAAAGATTATCTCAAGTTTGAATTATTGGCACCTATGATAGCTCTTGGATGCTTTTGTGCATGCAGTAAGATTCAAATGGCACAAATTTTATCTTTGTTCTAAAGCTTCGAAATTCTATGGTCAATATGAATGTCAAATTCTTGTGATTACCTTTATATGCCAAATTAATGTATATCGTGGCAAAATGGCTCAACCACCCTCTGAAATTTTGCTGGGTATCTGATAATCCTTTTTATCTGTTTCTTTTAGTTTAAACTTTATGAGATTTGTTAGAATCAGGTAGCATCTGAAGCAGTATTAAAAAGAATATGTGTCTACATAGTGTTAGCACTTAGCAGAATATAATATAATTTAAACTTTAAATAGTGCAAAATACAGCTGAGGAATTAAAGAATTTCATTTTGTGAAGAGAATATATGCTATGTGCATAAAAATGATAACTGGGCAGTGGGGATATGTTGGCATATATATTATGTATGACATTCAGGTTATTTTCTTCTGTATATTTGTATCTTTTATTTGGATATGTTAGAGTTTCATCCAGTTTGGTTCATTTTGCTCAGTTCAATATACTAAGTACTTAACACTTTGGTCTAGACTCCTTTTCCTTCTCAATATAATGATAGACAGGTCTCCTGCGTGTTTGATAAAGAAAAGATGATTTACCACTTTGTTACCTTTTCAGGGGGTTGCTGTAGCTCTTCCAATCTATTTTGCTACCAAAAGGTACTTGTTATCTCATGCAGAGATTGGTGATGAATGAAATTTATTTTTCACGGCAGCCTTCAGAGATGAATCTAGCGTTGAATATATCTAATTTGTGGGCAAAAAGTTTCTCCGAAATAAATCCTAAAATATCGTCTGTTCAAATCTGCCATGAATGTTTCATCTCTATAATACAATGAAACGCAGCTCTCCTGtgtattcaaaaaaaaaaaaactgccatGAATGTGAGATATGCATGTTGTACAAGTTGAGAACTTGAGCTACTTATAGAAAGAAGGTAGATGCTAACTAACATTTCCTTCTTTTGTTCGTAATGCTTGCTCATAATATTTTAACCATTCTGCGAATGGGCCTCTAGCTGAGTTGGTTTTGGTGGCTCAATCCCCTCGTCTGCATGCCAAAGCACATGTCTAAGGCCTGGCCCCGGTCATGGTTGTTCTCACATGGGCTACTGTGCCGTTGTATatgggtggggcaggggttcgggggttttcttgaCCTGTGTGGGAAGATCTTAATACAATGCTGGGGGCTGTCTTAacccccgcaggtcgagttttttaaatattttaaccATTCTTGTATTTATTGGGCCTTTGGTTATGTAGATGACATTTCTATGTTTTTTTTAATGTCACAGCAAAAAGCAGGCATTTGTTGTGGCAGCCGGCTCTGGTTTGGCCGAGCCACTAGGGGTTATTGCTGTAGGTATGCTACTTCATGAACCCTCCTATTGTAATTGTGTCCTTCAGACAGAAACTAGACCCAAATCTATCTATTTTCTCTGTCTAATGATATGGTACCTTATTTAGCACTGATGTGATTTTGGTTACTACAGCTTTCTTGTTTCCAAGCAGTTTGAATCCTGACATTCTTGAAGGCCTACTTGGATCTGGTCAGTCCATTAGTAAATTGAATACTTGTTTTCTTTCCATATCTGAGTACTCTCCTTTGCGCAGTTGGTGGTGTCATGGCTTTCCTCACTTTGCATGAAATGCTACCTCTTGCATTTGACTATTGTGGCCAGAAGAAAGCTGTCAAAGCTGTCTTTGTGGGCATGGCCTGCATGTCTGCAAGGTTGGTTGATTCTTCAAATTAAGTAAAGGGATCCCTTAAGTAAACATGCTGTCATAATGACCAGTATGGATTTGCTTTCTGCAAGAGACTCGTATGTAGCTTTTTTATAACTTGTGCACTGCAACAACTAGTCAAAATCCtcagagtgttttttttttcacaagTCAGAAGTTTGCTGGCATGAGCTATGGTACTAGTTTTGTATGCTTTTAGCGCTAGGTGCTAGGGCAAAGCAAAGAGAATAGCCTGCCTATGCCATAGGTCTGTCATCTAAATGATAAAACATACTGGCAGAAATCTCTGCAGCCGTCATCAATATTCGCATTTCTAAAGTGCATATAATGGGGGCCAATTACAGTATGGCCCCATAGGGCTGCGAAGGTGCTGAACTTGCTATCAATGTAGTAGAGCTTGTATTGTTCTACACGCCTTTTAACAGCAGTACATACTATTCTGTTACAATCCTAATTCATGTTTTTTTAATTGACAGCTTGTACTTCTTGGAAGTCAGCTTACCAAAGGAGATAAGCTTGTAGCATCGCGCGGCAGGTACTGGGAGGTCATCTGAAGCTGAGCTTGTCAGTAGATCCTAATTTCTGGGAGGAGAGTGTGTGTGTTCCCGGAGGGGGAACAACACACCAAAACCATGAACAATGGCTACTGGCGCGCTGCCATTGATACTGTCCATTTTATCATGAAAaacttgtttagttccaccccaacttccaaaaagttgctacagtacctgtcacatcgaatgtttgcggtccgtgcatggagcattaaatgtagaggacgaaaagaaaaactaattgcacagtttggtgggaaattgtgagatgaacgttttgagcctaattagtccatgtttgaacattatttgccaaataaaaacgaatatGCTACAGTAGTCCAAAAATCtaaattcctacaactaaacaagggctaaaagGAGGGGGAAACTGCATTTCCCCAGGATGTAATAGCCAGATTAGTTGTGGGACCATTTGAAACAAAATGTACTGTGGTACTCTGTCGGCTGACAATTAAAGCTTCGAGGTACTAGGACACACCAAGTCACCAATTAAACTATTTCTAGTACTCTCATCGGTTGACAATGGAAGCTTCTATGTAAAACTCGAGAAGTCACATTAAAATAAGAATCCAACTCATATCCACTAAATTTGCATATAATTTAATTAGTTGTCtatcaaatttttctaagtttgcaaAATTTTAATCAAAATAGGCCTTTTCCAGGGCTGACACTTGGCAGAGGGAATAGTGAACTGATTGATCACAATACTCGTACCTACTATTGATCACAGCTACTTTTTGTTTCAGACGAGTTATCGTGAAACTTTTGAAACGTGATTAACAAAAACCATTAAAACAAAGAGCTGTTTTGAATTTATTCTTTAAgtgatttgacactaaacatgaTCACCCGGAGAAAGCTAGAGTTACCTACTTGAAATAAAATTTTGTGGCTTTCTTCTATAAAATTTAGTTATGGTGAACTAATACCAGTGGGCGAAACATTTCCATAATACAATTCATGCAACATATTTCTATATTTATTAAAGCACACATAGGTATCACCTTATCACTAGAAGTTTGGTATATAAAGAACAACGGTAATTCTTGCTTTAGGGCGTCCAAACGGCCAGACGCCGTCTTTCTGGGCCTGCACGTGGATCGGTCCAATAGGCAACCGGCCTGCTCCCCTACTCGGACGCGTCTAGGTGCCGACCCGGGTGGTAGGAAACCTGGCTTCGACACCCACCCCTCCCCCCCTCGCGCTCCCCCACGCTGATGGAAAAAATAATTATGGCAGCAGGCAGCCCACCTAGAAGATGTATGGCCCATCATCATCACAGTTGCGTGCATAAGGGGTTTAAACTTCGCAAAAGCTAACGCACGCAGGGTCGCGCTCGGGTGGGAGTGAGCGACCCTGCCGCATGTGGCCTGGTCCATGTCAAAGCTAGGgcccgtttggtagagctccggcTTCAACCAAAACAGCTTCACTTATGGCTTCACTTGTGGAGCAGATTCAGTTGTGGAGCTAATCAGTTTTTTAGACCGTTTGACAAAACAGCTTCGCCTGCTAGTCTAAAATGACGAAATATCCATAACAcacctcttttctttttttctttttctattttcttttcttttcttttccaacGTTATTTGGTCCCCACACCGTCGTAGCCATGCGCTGTCCCACCGCATCCGCATGACCGCATCTCCTTCAACCTTATCTCCTCA encodes:
- the LOC136475971 gene encoding zinc transporter ZTP29-like — encoded protein: MELQVFYRALGLSLVGGLSTALGALFVVLNPAPNLKVLGLLQGFAAGLMLSISFLDLAHNALNSIGFLKGNLWFFAGVLFFGFIIKFIPEPNFSPPADPNEKKADDGGTGKDMMRKHRRQVLFSGIITAVGIVLHNIPEGMAVFLGSVKGLHVGLNLAVAIALHNIPEGVAVALPIYFATKSKKQAFVVAAGSGLAEPLGVIAVAFLFPSSLNPDILEGLLGSVGGVMAFLTLHEMLPLAFDYCGQKKAVKAVFVGMACMSASLYFLEVSLPKEISL